AGGGCCACCAGATACTTTGATGTTTTTGCTTTATGATACTAATATAGTTAGCAATCTCAAATCCCACCTGACTCCAAAGAAGATAGGTAGATAGGTTAAACTCTACTTCAAATTATCTATTTTGTCCTTCCATGAATATTTGGGCTGTAATGGGAGTTAAATGGCTTTGAACACAATCCTATTCAGGCATACTTGAAAGAAAGTCTGCAAgttgcttaggctgcaatcctaccccggctttcttgggaataagccctattGTATTCATTAGGGTGTACTTTGTggacagacatggttaggatcacCCTGTTATcctcaagtaagtgtgcataggattgtaagcCTCAAAACTCATACCTCTCAAGCTCTGGACTTTGCCATGTTGTTGGCTGATGGAATGCACATTTTATATGAcaccttcatttttttaaaaaaagaaagaaaacaagctTGAACTTTGGTTTTCTCTCTAAGGGCCTGCAAAgggaaaacagaaaataaatggCAGGGGATTTCAAGTCCCTGTAAGCAACAGGGCTTGTGTTTGAGGCGAGAGAGAAGCCAGACCCTAATCTTGACTTTCCTTGAATTTGGAAGGAGAGCTGTTCCAACTGAGAACAGAAGAGAAATAAAAACCTGGGATAAATAGAAGCTGGGAAATTAATATGATTCCCCCGCCCTTTCCTCAAGCCTCTTCTCTTGCCCACTTCAATTGGACGTTTATTATGGAAACAAGGGAATAAGTGAGCCTAGAGACCAGGGACGGGAATAGGCTTACTTGTGTGTATAAACCTGCCATTTGGAAAGCTCCACTCCAAACAAGTCTATCTGAATGTGTCTAGTCCTTCCCTCCAGAGGTGGTAAATCCACCAAGGGGAGGGCAGAGGAAGtttgcaccccccccaaaaaaattgtagGTTGGGGAACAAagcagggcttgaacctttctcCCCAATACACTaatttttctatgtgcagggatccccccccccgtttgcagGATGGAGCATTGTGAAGTGAAATCTAACAGCCCATATCTCGAAGAATAGTAGGCCAGCATCTTTAGCATATCTTTAGGGATGTTTGTATATATTCCAGGGCAGAGGTGGctggtagggtgtgtgtgtgtgtctgtgtgtacacCTTTTTAATCAGCCCCGTTAAGATGCCTCTCCAAAATCAGTTAGGCCCAGCTCCAAGTGGCAGCTCCTTAACCCCACAACTCCCAAGAGAGAAGCGCACCTCACTGAGAAAGGGCTTCATATGAACCCCATGGGGCACCATTACGGTTGcgggcacaccatacatttaatgcacctcccccgaatcctgggaactgtagtttggcactcgcagagctacagttcccagagcccttcccaaactacagttcccaagattcttgtggCGTGTGTGGTTGTGTAGGGAGGGGTTGTGCTTGCAATGTACGTTGAAGGCAGCCTCGGGACCTCTCGAATTTGCTGTTCAGTGGGCTCTCCCCTTCTTTTCAAGATCTGTGTCCCAGCGAGGGGGAGAGCGACTCCGAGAGCAAAGACGACCCCTCCGAGGCCAGCGACACCGGGAAAATCTCCACCACCACGACCGCCATCGCCACCAACAGCAGCTCCTCGGCAGCTGGAGGAGGGGACCCGCGGGAGAAGACCAGCCCCTCCAAGGCGACCCTCTTCCCCCCGGACTCGGCAGGTAGCCGGGCAAACAGGGAGAGCGTCCCCAAGGCTGCCCCGGACTCCCGGCACAGCCCGGCCACCATTTCCTCCAGTACGCGAGGCCTGGGCGGGGACGAGGTGAAGAGCCCCCCGCGGGAAGACTGTCGGGGCTTGGCCAAGGAGCCCTTCACCCCCCTGACGGTCCAGACGGACAGCGCCGCCTCCGGACATCTGGCCCAGCAAGGCCACTTGTCCAACCTGGCTTTCTCCCACGGCCTGGCCGGGCAACCGTTCTTCAGCCCGCTGGGGAACGGGCACCCCTTGCTCCTTCACCCCAGCCAGTTCGCCATGGGTGGggctttctccagcatcgctggGATGGGCCCTTTGCTGGCCACGGTCTCTGGGGCCTCGGCGGGAGTGACCGGACTGGACAGCACGGTGATGGCCACGGCAGCGGCTCAGGGATTATCTGGAGCTTCGGCAGCCGCGGCCGCGGCAGCAGCTTTGCCTTTCCACCTCCAGCAGCACGTCTTGGCCTCGCAGGTAATTTATTCCGGAGTGtctgtgtggagggggggaggggaaggcaggttcgTAGGCAGCCTAAAAGTTCAGGGGGGGCACAAAAATTACCTATTTTTTGTGACGAAAAAAAAATAGGGAGCAGGAAATTTTTAGGGGGGAGCGGCCCCCTAGCCACTCCCGCATATGGGTCTGAGGGGAGGCTTTCTGACTCTCACTAAGGCCAGAGCGAAGTGGGCCTTTTGGAGTCTAAGGAGGTAGATTTTTCTTTGAGAGggccccctctccccttccccctcttactgggaggaagggcgggatataaatctaataaagaaataaaataataaataaacgctGCCTGGTCCAACTGTAACACCAGCAGCCCTCCGGTGCATTTGAAAGAGGGGGCAAGCTCAGTGGCTCCCAGGTttaaggcatctccaggtaagggttGGGAGGGTCCCCTGCTTAGACCCCTGGCTGGGAGCTGCCAGTCAGCGCAGGCAACTCGGacctagatggcccaatggtttgTCGCAGAATAAGGTGGCCTCTCGTGATAAGGGAGGAGCCACATTTCAGTGGGACAGCAGGTGCTTTGCACTCTGAAGGGATCAGGTCCTGTCCTTGGGATGCAGAGGGAGAATGGGGAAAGATGCCTGACAATCCtgtagagccgctgccagtcagtgtcaccagtaccaagctagatgggccagtggcctatctaagCGCTGTGTTCCATTTTCCCAGTGATGATGGTCACAATGGGTGAAATGAGGAAGAGGTCTCTGTGTTGAACAGACTCTGTTGTGGCAAATTTAAGAGACAACAAGGGTGGCTTATCAGGGCTGAGAAGAGTAGACAAAAGTTAGATTCTTTCTttggtgtggagagagagagagagagagagagagagagagagagagtcttgtATGGGTGGCCCATTATATTTGCATTTCCTCACCTCCTCATGGCCAAAACAACCCCCTTCCCCATATCTGCCTGAGGATTTTCTGCTCAGATTCCTTAAACCTCTGCTTGGTGGCAAATTTTCTGTGTTATTGTtgtctgggttgttgttgttgttgttattgttattattgttattattattgttattattgttattaggtGGGTTATTCTGtttcatcttcacaacagccctgtgagggagAAGGGAGGCTGTCAGCAGAGAGGGCGAGTTCACTCAGTGAACGTAATGACCCAGAGagggtgggatttgaacccagctccGCTTTGTCAAAGCGAGGTGCTTCCTTGATGGAGCAGGCAAAATTGTTTCAGTTTAATTTCGTCTCTATCTATCTGTCTCAGACGCACATGCTCTTAACTGAAGCTAAACAGGAGTTTATGCGGGGGGAGCGGGGGGAGGCGTCCAGGGAACCGACGAGAGAAGGTTTCCAACATCCATCTACATTTCCCCCAGCGGCTTTCTAGAGCCCTTGACTAGGACAGGCTATCAATCCCTACTTTGCTCCGACCACATTTTACAAGCGAAGCGAGCCGATATCGCCTTTTCCAAacggtgtcagagagagagagagagagagagagagagagagagagagagagaagagagagagagagagagagagagagagaaggcggcttccccttccccttctcctccccccctttccctccgGAGGTGTTGACGCCCGCCGTTGGAATGGCAGCTGAGGGTGCTCAGCACCTTGAGAGACGGATGATTGAAAAGGGATCGCTTAAATAAATGGAGCCTCCGCTTGGCTCGGGGCCCTCTCGCGTCGAACTGTTGGTCCCGGCGCCAGGGAACGGAGCGGGGCTTGGCTGAGAACCGCGTCTCCGAGGCCCTCGGAGGCTGGATCCTTGCACTTTCCCCAACGCGCACGtgtatggggggtgggggaagagcgcCAGCGCACGCGCTCCCTCGCTCCCCAGTTCCTTACAGAGCCTTTGCCATGTGGTTTACCTCGGAGGTGCGGCCTGGGCGCTTTTTGTTATGTACATGTCTGCGCCTATGTGCTTCTTTTCGTGTTTTCTTGCCACCCAGTaaagacacaaacacacacacacctgaacgCGACAACTGCTGACCTGACCGCTGCTTCTCTTGCAGGGCTTGGCCATGTCTCCCTTCGGAAGCCTCTTCCCTTACCCGTACACCTACATGGCCGCCGCGGCCGCAGCCTCGACGGCAGCCAACAGCTCCGTCCACCGCCACCCGTTCCTCAGCGCCGTGCGCCCGCGGCTGCGCTACAGCCCTTACTCCATCCCTGTGCCCTTACCGGACAGCAGCAGCCTGCTCACCACGGTTTTGCCCTCCATGGTCGGCGGCGGGGCGGAGGGCAAAGCGGGCGCCTTGGCATCCAGCCCGGCCTCGGGAGCCTTGGACTCCGGTTCCGAACTCAACAGCCGCTCTTCCACGCTCTCTTCCGGCTCGGCGGTCTCCCTGTCGCCCAAAGTCTGCGCAGACAAGGAGGGCACCAGCGAGCTGCAGAACATCCAGCGCTTAGTGAGTGGCTTGGAATCCAAGCAAGACAGAGCCCGGAGTGGGTCGCCCTAGGAGAGGGGATGGTCCCGCTCCTCAACTTCTCACTCCCCCCTTCTCTGGGCTCTCCCCCCTCACCCtcaccccttttctctctccttccccccctttttttgtggcCCTTTGCTCGAACTCGCCGCCCACTTCCTCTCCTACTTCGCGGTGGGACTGATCAGCCAAGGGTGTCCTGGGGGAGTGGAAACCAAGTGGCGAGGCGAGAGGCCACTGACTGGACAGAGGGGGAGAGGGGCTTTTCCTGTCGGAAGCTGCTATTATGAACCAGACTGTGGTGTCCactggagggaggggggctgcGGATCCTGGAGAGGCGATGAGGTGACCCCGTtgttttcccacccaccccctttttgTTTCTACACCTATCCCTTTAAACACGcgacaaaatgaaatgaaaggcgAAGCAAAGTGACCGAGGAGGGGTCCCGTTTTTCCTTCCGCCTACCCACCCCACCGGAGAAATGACTTTTTGCATATCAGTTCAAGCCTGACCATGGCCCTGGACCATGTCTGTTAAAGGAGGGCGTGCCCCGTTGAATAATCGAGTGATGTGTCTATCAAACTCTataaggatttcccccccccgcATGTTCCATTCTATTCTCCATTctttgggagggttttttttttttaaataatgcttgCTTAAAATCCCAGGGTcatttttaaccctttcctcccttttATTTTCCATTTCTACCGCcaggaacaatttaaaatatagttGGAAagaggggtggggtttttttgttttgttttttggaagGGCCGTCATTTCCTTGGTTTCCCCCcctcattctcccccccccattttcactGTATATGCAATAACAAGgtttataaacataataaaagacGAAGAAGGGGACACTATTGATAAAGTATTTATGTAATTGATGGAAAACTTGTAAATAAGTGGCATATGAATACTCAAAATTAAAaatttaatttattgatattgtACATATGTCTGTAAATAAGCCTGCAGGCGTCTTCTTTTCTGTGGTTTCCCCCTTCCACCACTGCtttctttcattattttttttaaagggaaaaatctTGAAAAGAATTTAAAACTTCTAATGCTAAAGAGTCCATCGGGGATGTCTATTATCTTAGATATAGCGTTTGCATTTGCAATGTTTTCTTTTGATTCACCTTGTCATGGGGGGGTCATTTTGGTTGTTTGTTTGCGGGGGAGGGAGGAGTATGCAAAaggcaaaaataaaatagaatttaGGGTTGGAACAATAGGGCGAGAGAGAGAGGACGGACTGTACAATAGTGTAACTGTTGCACTCTCCCTTATTCTAAAATGGGAAGAGCCTTCGGTAGACATGGCTGAATAAATATGTTCATTTAAACACCAACACACTGCTGAGGTGGGTTtgtaaaagggggggaagggctgGGATTTTTGCccaatttaaaaagcaaatatttCTATCGATTCTTCTCTCTCTACCTCAGTATGCCAATATATTATTCGCCCAAATGAGTCTTTCTCTTGTGCTATATCTTGTCTTTGCTTGGAGTGAGTCCATATTTCCATGGCTACAAAGTCTGGTTCTAAGAGCTAGGCAaacaggaatatatatatatatatatatatgtctattttgtattatatatataatatatatatatatacacattttgttaatataataaaaacctctgtttggttaatcatatatattttaggtgattaacggaatccttatagggatccagagcaagcttgagtgaagttctgtttgttgctttcaaaactgtcttatatataactttgggatttactctctggacacattggcaccacatggcctgaacctggaggacattaccaccactacttagcttctgcaaatgaagcccctatGAGCATTCcaccctcaaagctctataactgccaccttggtaacagcatttgtatgttggcagctgatgaaggcagaagctgaaacgttttgttaatataataaaaacctgtttggttaatcacaattacgtgtgtgtatatatatatatatataatatatatatatatatatataattgttcgAAAGTTCTTAAGGGTCCCCCCACATAATTCTTACCCCCATCTCTAAGGGgtaaaaagccttttaaaatcattacaatttcaataaatttttattgaaatatCGTTGGGCCTCACGTGATATGCCTGGAGCGAAACTGTGATTGGTTTGGTTTGGAAATACTTGggtgttcttgttttgtttttttgtcaggGCCTCGCTTGACTCTGAATTGCAAACTATCTGTAGGGATTCTGGTgtatcctcacacacacacaatttactgGGAAAATAATACTTTCTTCTATATATTCCTGACAGACACTGTCCTTCTCTCTTGAGAGTTGAGTTTGAAGGccagtgtttttttgttgttgttgtttaaataatGATGGTAATAATTTGGAAGGTAAATCAGTCCAGGATTCCAAGCACTCTGATTTGGGCAGAAAGTTTCAGTCGAACGAATAGGACATTCAGACAAGTCCTAAATACACACCAAAATGGATGTAAgggtggctgcaatcctatacacacttacctgggagtaagtcccatttagctCGATGGGGCTTACATCTGCATAGACATGTCTGTGCAATTGCACGTGCCAAGTCCATTGAAGTTACTCCCAAGAAACTGCCGAGGATGATACTCTTCATCCGGGCGGTGGACCCAAGgtttgaaaaataaatatatttgaattTAAAGTCAGCCACTTCCTCTTGTTTAATTGTTCTGACTACGTGGATAAAAGGTTTAtagaataaataaagaaaaactgCTGTGGGGAGCGGAGGAAAAGAGATACcattaaaatgacaaaaaaaGGTTATCCTTTAAAAAggatttaaaaggggggagggaatcaaCAAAACTTCCAACTTTCCCCGCTATCCTCCTTCAGATCGCCTGTATTTACAATTTGGGGAAATGTTTATATAGAACGCAAGAGAACCGCCAATGAAAACGCAGCGAATTCGTCATTCAGCAACGGGCGGCGTTCTAAGCCTTTGAAGGCCCGCTTGTGAATCGAAGGGCAGATAAGAAGGCTCAAGTCGGTCGCCCTGCAGCCACGCCGGGCCCTCGACACCGCCGCTCCCCCCGCGCTTTGGTAAATTGTTGTTTTTAAGACCAGCTCCGAGTCTCTCTAGCGACGTCGTCGCCGCCGCACCTACGATTCAACCTGAGCCAGCTGTAAACACGATTAAAAGTTCACTTCCAGCCTCTATCCTGTTGCGTCGTCTCACTTCCCCCGCTCTGAATTGTGTCACTTGGATATAAACACCAGCCTGGTTGGTGAAAGTGGAATGTATACAGCAGAACCTCCGTGCACAGCCACTTCTCTCCGCCTCACTTCCTGACAGTCTTTTTGATGGGttctctccaccccccccctttattttggTTGGTTTCGGTTCTGGAGGGGAGgctaagagagagaaaaataatcgttgtcctttaaaaaaaaaaacctccaagtTTTATATACAATTCTAGGCTCCTTGATCACATCTTGGAAGCCTTATGTAACCGacacactctctctttctctctcacacacatcttcCTTAGGACAAATTCGGTACAAGCAGCCCCGGCGGATCGTTTGGGAAAGGGTTGCTCGAGTGAATGTTTTCGAAGGAAAGAGGGGGGGGAGTTTCGATAAAAACAAACAGTTGCTTATTTACAACTCTAGGGAAATCTGTGCCTCTCAGGCTCACtgccttctctctcttcccccagtTGCCTTCAGGAAGACGACGAAATAAAATAAGTTACGGCTGTAACCCCGTGCACACTTACCTAGAAATCAGTCCCACGGAGTACAGGAGAATTAACAATCCAGTCAATTTATACAAGGCGTCCAGAGGGGGTTACCCTGTTAGTCGGGTTCAGAAAAAACCCACAAGAGACCTGAAAGACTAGCCAATTTTGTTAGGCCATAATCTTTCTTGGACCACATGCTATTTTATCAGATGTAGTATGTGTGTACACAGTATATATAGTGCGGCAGGGTGGACTCGTTTGCGCATTGGCTTCCCAGCAGACACACTGAGGATCGGGCACCGAAGGGCAGCTTGCGTACTTGTTTACACTTGGAAAGATGTATCTACCCAATTCCAAATTTAAGGCCGCAATCCTAAACTCATATCCTACGCAGgagttacttctgaataagcatgttTAGGACGGCGTTGggcacttaatttttttaattactattactactcatattgttgttattattttggaACAGAGCGTCCACATCAGTCGAGGAGGGGATCTTCACTAGGGCATATCTGTGTGTATCTCAAATGCCCCGCCCCCATATTCAAAGGGATAGCACTGAAGGGCGTTCTTTAAATGACTGGCATTTACTAGAACGAGGAGCTAGATCTCGCTGGCGTGTGTGCAGGTAACAAGATCCTGAAAGTCTTTCTCCAGCTCAAAGGGTTGGAGATCAAATGAGAATGGATTCAAACAGACCATCCAGTTTTTGTTAAACCacgtaggctgcaatccagtacatgtctagtcagaagcAAGCTCCGTTCGGTTCAATGCGATTTACCCCAAGGTAAGTGTACATTGGATTGCAGTTCAAGGGATGAAAGCAATATATTCGAGTTCTTCCACTGGAAACCAGACGTGAGACACGCCGTCGTCTTTCAAGTGGCCTTTCACCATAAATCTAACCCTTTTCTCTCCCGCCTCACCTGTCCTAACCCGGGCAGCAAGATcgaccacctcctcctcccaggAAAAGAAGGGGGAATTTGCAAAATATGCACACgccattgtgttttttaaaaagtcaaccacaaacccacacgtgtgtgtgtgtgaggttcTTGCCGAAAAATTGATTACTACCTGCCCGGGATAGTAGTTGCCCCCTCTCAGTGAGCACTCACTTCAAAATCTTACAAGCCTGTGCGTGTGAaagaggtttttttgggggggaagtttCCCTTCGCAGAATCCCGAGAAACCGATCATCACTATTCCACTTTCATCGCGATTAACAGTACAGATATTTTTCCAAGGTGACCTTCGGCCTTTTGACCCCCGCCAGCTTTCAAGGGGACTTGCGGTCCTCTCATAAAGCATATTAGTGCTGTTATTCTTCACAAACAACATGAAAACAGGCACGTTCTTGAAAACTACGAGGTGAAACAAGACTGCAATGCTCCATAAAGTTAGGAAAATGCATTGCAACCGATGAAACGTGCCACTGATGAATATTTACTCGGGAGGAAGGGCCGCGGATCCCGAGGTCAGTCTGCAGATTTTTGCATCTTTAAAGCTACCTGATTAAAataacagaagcagcagcaaaacttCTTTTATAAAACTAAAGGAGCCTTATGGCCACCTCAGATACATACAGATTCACACTAatcaactgaaatggaaatggcctaccttcaagtcgatcccgacttatggcgaccctacgaatagggttttcatggtaagtggtatccagagggggtttaccattgccttcctctgaggctgagaggtggtgcctgacccaaggtcacccagtgagcttcatggctgggtggggattcgaaccctggtctcctgggtcgtagctcaacaccttaaccactacaccacactggtgtagACTTTAAACTTTAATAAAAGAATTGCCACAGCATCTTCCAgcaaaatcctatgcatgtttactcagaaatcacTGTGTTTAATGAAGCTTATGCTGCGGTAAGTGTGCCTAGGGTCGCAGGTTGTTTTTTCTTGCAACACACTAAACGAAGGCAGGTATATCCGGTGTGTATACATCATCTCAGTGCCTCAAGAACTAGCCTGGCTTCCCAGCCAAGTTCTCACGGAGGGGGCCCGAAGCTGTCTCGACGGGATGTCCAGGACTGACACTGCATGGTTTTCCATAAACAAAGCAAGACAAGTGATGAGccttataatttattttaaacccCTTCACATAAATAGAAATCAGGGGGAACTGGGGAAGGTTTCTATTAAGCGAGCCCTTCCCTACAGGCTGACACGCTGGggcagtgtgttgtagtggttagaatgtcggactaggccctgggagaccatcgggttcaaatccccgctcagccatgaagctgactggggggACCtcgggccagccactgcctctgggcctaacctacctcacagggttgttgtggggataaaatgtgAAGAGGCCATTTACgtcacctggagctccttggaggaaaggtgggaaagaaGTAAATAGATGTGCAGCCCGGACGCATGTCCGCCGCCTCGCTGAGAAGTAGGCCCCTGCCAATGCATATTGCTCGGCTGAAATCGAACTCTTAAGGCTAGTGTTGGCCAGCGAGGCTTCCTCTGTTGAAAACGGGAAGGGTTGAACTTCTGAAGACACTGAACCCCAAAGCTGGCCATTAGTTTAAAGCGCACACGCGCTCCTTTAAGGATATGGAGGAATTTGAGGCCTGTGGcttgggagagagggagagaggctaCCCCACCCccgcaaaacaacaacaacaacaacaaccttaacTGTCTGCCTGGAAAAGAGAA
This Rhineura floridana isolate rRhiFlo1 chromosome 19, rRhiFlo1.hap2, whole genome shotgun sequence DNA region includes the following protein-coding sequences:
- the TBX3 gene encoding T-box transcription factor TBX3; this encodes MNISMREPVIPGTSMAYHPFLPHRAPDFAMSAVLGHQPPFFPALALPPNGAAALSLPGALAKPIMDQLVGSADSGIPFSSLGHQAAAHLRPLKSLEPEEEVEDDPKVHLEAKELWDQFHKRGTEMVITKSGRRMFPPFKVRCTGLDKKAKYILLMDIVAADDCRYKFHNSRWMVAGKADPEMPKRMYIHPDSPATGEQWMSKVVTFHKLKLTNNISDKHGFTILNSMHKYQPRFHIVRANDILKLPYSTFRTYVFPETEFIAVTAYQNDKITQLKIDNNPFAKGFRDTGNGRREKRKQLTLQSMRVYDERQKKENGTSDESSNEQTAFKCFAQSTSPAVSAVGTSNLKDLCPSEGESDSESKDDPSEASDTGKISTTTTAIATNSSSSAAGGGDPREKTSPSKATLFPPDSAGSRANRESVPKAAPDSRHSPATISSSTRGLGGDEVKSPPREDCRGLAKEPFTPLTVQTDSAASGHLAQQGHLSNLAFSHGLAGQPFFSPLGNGHPLLLHPSQFAMGGAFSSIAGMGPLLATVSGASAGVTGLDSTVMATAAAQGLSGASAAAAAAAALPFHLQQHVLASQGLAMSPFGSLFPYPYTYMAAAAAASTAANSSVHRHPFLSAVRPRLRYSPYSIPVPLPDSSSLLTTVLPSMVGGGAEGKAGALASSPASGALDSGSELNSRSSTLSSGSAVSLSPKVCADKEGTSELQNIQRLVSGLESKQDRARSGSP